In Leguminivora glycinivorella isolate SPB_JAAS2020 chromosome 17, LegGlyc_1.1, whole genome shotgun sequence, the DNA window TAAGGCTTTTGTTATCACTATTCCGTCATGATTTGAATGTAATTCCTGTAGGATGTACGGCCTCATCTTATCCGGTATAATCACTCGATTGCCCCACAGAATACAGTTTCTATATTCTGATATTTCGTTGCGTTTCTGCCAGTATACTTTATATTCGACATCTACTTTGCTGGGCCACCCGTTTCGAATCCAGTATAACACCTTGCTTAGtgttttatctttagttgtcaATTTCGCCACTTCACTGGCGGACAGTTCCAGATCTGATGGAGTTTCTTCTATAAGGAGGACTCCTAAATATTCCTCTTCAGCTGATTGGTCCTGGGACGGCCACCTGCTTAAAGCATCAGCATTTCCTAATTTTTTACCTTCCACATACTGTATGGAGTAATCATAAGAGTTCAATAGTAATGCCCAGCGGAGCATTCTTGGAGATATCACATTTGGAATGGGTTTTTTAGGTTCAAACAACCCCAATAACGGTTTATGATCGGTTCTGATCGTAATCTTCCTACCACTAATAAACTGGTGGAATTTCTTGAGGCCAAATACTATAGCTGCTGCCTCTTTATCTATCTGACCATAATTCCTTTCATGAATGTTCATTGTCCTTGAGGCAAACATTACCGGTCTGACTGATCCATCTTCCATCACATGTTCTAGAACTGCGCCCAAGCCAAATTGTGACGCATCACATGACATAATTATCTCCTTATTTACATCATAGTGGACTAGAGTGTCAGTACTCGACAACATCTTCCGCAGCTTTTCAAATGCCTTCTGATGCTGCATAGTCCATTGCCATTTCATATCCTTATTTAGCAACTTGTAAAGTGGTTCAGCAATATTAGCCTTGTGCGGTAAAAACCGATCATAAAAATTAAGCAACCCCAAGAATGCTTGGAGCTCTTTTATATTACTTGGTGCCGGTGTACTCTCGATTGCCTGTATTTTATCTTCACAAGGGTGTATGCCACATTCATCAATGAGAAACCCTAAAAATTTCACACTCTGTACTGCAAAGTTACACTTTTCCTTGTTAACTCTTAGGCCAGCttcttgtaatttttttaacacCATTTCTAATCTGGAGTTATGCTCGGCGACATCTCTGCCACTTACAACAATATCATCCAATAATACAGCTATTCCTCTTATTCCTACAAGCAAGGAAGACATAAGTCTCTGGAAGATGCCGGGACACGCCTTGACCCCGAAGGCTAAACGTTTCATTTTATAAAGGCCTTTCGGTGTATTTATTGTTAGTAGCTGTGCCGTTGCCTCATCCACACTAACCTGAGTGTAAGCCCTTTCTAGATCAATCTTACTGAAAATTGTGCCACCCTGTATAGCGGTGAAGGCCTCATCCAAAGTAGGTAGAGGGTATGTATCGGTGTCAGTTACCATATTAACCGTAGACCTATAGTCACCGCAAAGCCTTACATTACCATTTGGTTTCAGGACAGGTACTATCGGAGTAGCCCACTCAGAGTGTGCGGTTGGTTCCAATACTCCTTCCTCTACTAACCTGTCTATTTCTTTCATTACTCTTTCTCTCAGAGCAAAAGGAATGGGTCTACTTTTCAAAAACTTGGGCACCGCTCCTTCCCGAGGTTTAATATTCACCATTGGGCCTTTATACTTCCCCAAACCTTCTTGGAAAACATCACTATATTTTTGGAGAAGTCTTCTAAtctcatcattgtttattttcaGATGCATAACTCCTTCAACCCGTATTCCGAATGGCCTAAACCAATTACGTCCTAAAAGACTAGGTCCATCACCCCTGGCTATAATCATCATAAGGTTATCTTGTAATCCCTTGAAACAAGCTTGCACCTTAACTGTCCCCAATATCTGTAATTGGTCCTTTGTCCACGTAGACAATGTGACACCATCTTTCTCTAATATAGGTAATTTCCCCTTCCATATGAGTCTGGCTGTCTCTTCAGAAATTAGAGTATATGCACATCCCGTGTCCACTTCCATTTCAATAACAGAACCTTCAATTGACACCTTTACCATAATAGGGTCAGCTTTATTTTCTCTAACATTGTTTACATTTGCATATAATCCATTGCAGTTTGATTTATGCCTTATATCCATAtcctttttatttttagtaagaCATACAGCCTCAATGTGGCCGGTTCTGCCACAAGAATTACATTTACTCCAACGGAATCTGCACTCTCCTCTATGTTGCCTACCGCACCTGAAGCACGATTTATTCTGTTTGTCAACCTTTATGTTAGTGATTTTGTTTACCTCCATGGGCTCATCAACCTCCACATCTGGTTTAGATGATCCTGGCAATATAATAATACTGGAATCAAATGTGGCACTCTCATGtgaaaatgctatctctgttgCTTGCTTAAATGTTAACTTCTCACATTGCAACAGCTTTCTTTGGACCTCTTTACTCCGAATACCACAAACCAAGCGATCACGCAAAGTCCTCTCCA includes these proteins:
- the LOC125235618 gene encoding uncharacterized protein K02A2.6-like, whose translation is MSIHCNFTDLERTLRDRLVCGIRSKEVQRKLLQCEKLTFKQATEIAFSHESATFDSSIIILPGSSKPDVEVDEPMEVNKITNIKVDKQNKSCFRCGRQHRGECRFRWSKCNSCGRTGHIEAVCLTKNKKDMDIRHKSNCNGLYANVNNVRENKADPIMVKVSIEGSVIEMEVDTGCAYTLISEETARLIWKGKLPILEKDGVTLSTWTKDQLQILGTVKVQACFKGLQDNLMMIIARGDGPSLLGRNWFRPFGIRVEGVMHLKINNDEIRRLLQKYSDVFQEGLGKYKGPMVNIKPREGAVPKFLKSRPIPFALRERVMKEIDRLVEEGVLEPTAHSEWATPIVPVLKPNGNVRLCGDYRSTVNMVTDTDTYPLPTLDEAFTAIQGGTIFSKIDLERAYTQVSVDEATAQLLTINTPKGLYKMKRLAFGVKACPGIFQRLMSSLLVGIRGIAVLLDDIVVSGRDVAEHNSRLEMVLKKLQEAGLRVNKEKCNFAVQSVKFLGFLIDECGIHPCEDKIQAIESTPAPSNIKELQAFLGLLNFYDRFLPHKANIAEPLYKLLNKDMKWQWTMQHQKAFEKLRKMLSSTDTLVHYDVNKEIIMSCDASQFGLGAVLEHVMEDGSVRPVMFASRTMNIHERNYGQIDKEAAAIVFGLKKFHQFISGRKITIRTDHKPLLGLFEPKKPIPNVISPRMLRWALLLNSYDYSIQYVEGKKLGNADALSRWPSQDQSAEEEYLGVLLIEETPSDLELSASEVAKLTTKDKTLSKVLYWIRNGWPSKVDVEYKVYWQKRNEISEYRNCILWGNRVIIPDKMRPYILQELHSNHDGIVITKALARSYFWWPAIDREIENLVKKCETCAENRNMPSQVSHKWIRPEKAWSRLHVDYAGPFQGKTFLILIDAYSKWPEVKIVSDMSSGTLITVLRDIFAEQGLPETLVSDNGRSFISDQFREFLSANGIRQVLTPPYHPASNGQAERTVQTVKNKLKKQSTLPWNIRLPTILYGLRTTPNSTNDKSPAELLNNRRFRTKFDHLNPLTFKNQEETQVCDENENTQVRSFQTGQTVYFRNYSSGPRWLKGVIEKRQGICRYIIKWNGKLMKRHINQIQGHGGKAEDIPQNATEDTGHEVIRDTETKPCEDSDEDEELNVKINATPPASQWADIIGVSGPQDYTLNQSQERIPPTNKRMRSPSSPQNMEAKRLAMDSYESLSESDYEQTEDPNQDF